The Engystomops pustulosus chromosome 2, aEngPut4.maternal, whole genome shotgun sequence genomic interval gcggcacggacctgccgctgacatgacgcttaaaaaaaaaattcaaaactcacctttccggcggccccctcgggtcttctgtgtgattcttcggtcagcggcaggtccgtgcgatGTCACAAGCACTGACATCAGCCGCTGGCGCTGCAATAGAATTGTGCCTGTCAGCAGCcgccacacactgtgatgtcaggggCTGCGGCTGACGTCAGCGTTGTGCGCGgctgactgacagacaggaaaggtgagtttttaattttttttttttttttaatcaacaggGCGGGggtccggggcacaggggctggcaggctattgactggggcacaggggctggcaggctattgactggggcacaggggctggcaggctattgactggggcacaggggctggcaggctattgactggggcacaggggctggcaggctattgactggggcacaggggctggcaggctattgactggggcacaggggctggcaggctattgactggggcacgggctggcaggctatatatcggggcacgggctggcaggctgtgtaccggggcgcaggggctggcaggctgtgtaccggggcgcaggggctggcaggctgtgtaccggggcgcaggggctggcaggctgtgtaccggggcgcaggggctagcaggctgtgtaccggggcgcaggggctggcaggctgtatactggggcgcaggggctggcaggctgtgtaccggggcgcaggggctggcaggctgctggttatatactactgggggcttgctggctatatactttggggcagtgaccaatgcgtttcccacccttggcttatattcgagtcaatcggttttaccaggtttttgtggtaaaattaggggtctcggcttatactcgggtcggcttatactcgagtatatacttacATACTTATACTTGCATAAATCAACATGTCCCAATACTGCTTTTGGAGAAagggttttttgtgtttgtttatgGGTGGAGTATCCTGATCCCTGCTGTCTTTCCACACTTGTCTGAGATTAAGCTGCACTACACTATAAGTACATCAGGCACATAGGGGCTACATATTCAAGTGTGCAATGTTGTGCTGCAAACTACTGATTGatggtccattgtttgtggcTCATTTGTCATTGGGACGTGAAGCAGATGACCTGCTGACAGACAGAAACAAAACTGAGCCACATATGAAATTTTGTGCCTTCTGTAGATGCTTCTATTCACAGCTGTATTCTCCCCCACAATCAATGCAATAATTAAATTAACTTCAAAAGTTTAGATTGCTTTCAAAGGGATTTTCTAGTATTCTAAAACCCCTAGGGAGCAGGGGTTGGGAAATGAACAAAGCATACTAaaggccagttcacatctccattaGGTCTTCAGTCGTTTCTTTCAGTTATTTTTAGCCCAAACCATGTGCCacagaacacacagaacaggtgcaagtcttttAGAGATCTAGTCAGTAAGGACATTTTAGGTCAGCGTTCTATGGAAAAGTATTCTGTATAGGTCtcattttaaagggcacctaccaccccgattctacctataaaggtagaaggggtggtaggtggatgaatgggacgtgaggatagcccttttttttgggctaatcctcacgtcccgggtgtcttttagaaaactttattgcagggatatgcaaatttttttttatgcggctactggggcgtggagtagccggacatgaggctactagtcacggctactccacgccccagtagccgcgttactccgcctaccaggtaatcttcggcgcacagctcctggtagctggtagcagaacgcaggggacccggacaagggcgcgcagctagcaGGAGccaaagattacctggtaggcggagtaacgcggctactggggcgtggagtagccgcgactagtagcctcatgtccggctactccacgccccagtagccgcacaaaaaaattagcatatacctgcaataaagttttctaaaagacacccgggacgtgtggattagcccaaaaaagggctatcctcacgtcccatccatccacctaccaccccttctacctttatatgtagaatcggggtggtaggttccctttaaggtaagaTTATTTCATACaatataacaaaaataacaatgcattgtttgtaatttatttttgttCCCCTTTGTATATTGCAGGCTTGTACAGCATAGGAAAGGAATCTCTTTTGGTTGATTTGGCAAAAACATTTCAATCTTGGATTGTTGTGAGTCCCCAGAGATTGGAATTGCTCTCGTTATTAGAGATAGAAGATGTTTTTTCATCAACCCACGGAGATGGAAGAATCTGTGTTGTGGAACAGTCTGAAGTAAATTACCATAACATGGTGAAATGGAATTCAGAACATCCGACCATAGCTATCCTCCCCACCAGTCGGAAAGTAAAGGTCTGGCACAAAGACATCCATGTGGTTCCATATTCTGACCACTCATCATATGAGGAACTTATTGAGTTTGTTTCCCAATTaaaaccatcctccattattccaGTGGTTAAAACCAAGCATTGTTTGTTCCATTTTAGACCGTACCTGAGTTCTGAGAAAGCAATTCATTGTGTAGAAATACCAGATTCTGTTAAATCGTTTATGACTTGTCAGAAGGTAGAAAGTAGAGTAGAGCCCCAAAAGCTTAGAGCTTCTATTAAGAGAGTTCCTCTAGGGGTACAGTTTGAGCCCACTGAAACAAATTTACAATGTGTCGCAGACCTTGATCGAACTGGTAAAAACTCAGAGAAGACACAAAATGCCAAACGTGGAACCCTTAGTCCGGACTATGGAGAGGCACTAATACCATTGACTGAATCAACCGTTCTTTCATCTGATACAAAAGACTGTACGTTTCCATTGACGGTGTCTGAAATCTGTGAAATCTCTAAGAATGCGTTTGAGATGCCTTCTGCAATCTCATCTCCACAGGACATGAATGTGACAGTTATCTCCGATTCCTCTGTTTTATGTGAAAAAACTAGATATGTTATCAATCTGAATAGCTCTTTAGACCATATGTATAAAACTTTTCCGTCTGCAAGGATTAGCAGTGGTTCAATTTTGCCCCACAAGAAACGGAAAAAACTTGACTCGAGAACTTTTTTTTGGCAAGTAGAAAGATATTTCACAGGTTCTCATTTTTAAGGTATTTCTTGCTTTTGGGAAAATATGGTGATCCTAATAATTTTATAACTCCAGTAAAGGGTTCTTCTTTCTACCCTTTAATTTGACTCTAATCACCCCATTTCCTAGTCTGCTTTTCACTGAGATGCCGCACAGTGCCACCTGTCATTGCCACCGGTGATGCTGTGTAGACAACATGTTTTTACAAGTGTTGTGGCAGAAGTTTTCTACTATTTGGCAGCTGGGTTCCTGCAGCAACGATCACAGTTGGTGTTAGCACTGATCTTGGCACtttaagaaatatattttatataatattaaaaaataaaacttttttttataaatttatatcaTGGAACTGTGCTGATCTGCAGAATGTTAACTTCGGAAACGGTTCAATTGCATTATATTGtccaatttttctccagcttGCTTATAGATTGCATCCAATACGCAGATGAAGTCTTTACCCTTTTAGCGCTGCCAGATACATAAGGAGGCTATGTGTATTTGACGGGTCACAAACAACGGATCTGAAGTGTTTGAGGTCCTCTCACGGAAAAGACTGCCTGAGGTGTACACTCGAGTAGCAATAGGACCTGCTTTGATATGTGCAGACGGGCAACTCAACTCGCAAGTGGGGACAAGGAAACAACTGTTGAGTATATGAGCCAATAGAAATAAATATGTAGACAGTGCATTACAATAAActgaatacatttttacaacccCCTTTGACCCTTTCCCTGCCAGACGTTTCTGAaaattttgttgcgttattggccagatcaatttttacaattttgacatgtacaaataaacccgaaattacagcataaagaaaTATACTgaaccccaacaaaccatatattttctgcatGCAGACACTTGCTCCATTTCAATATTGCATTaatgagtttatagacataggcaccttttgtgcaattttgattcaaagagtaaaattttatttaaaaattgactttgatggcaaaaaaatgccccaAAGAGAAAATAATTTGCTTTGATTTCATAGATCTTAaatagtcatatgttcacatgaataaataaacgtaaaagcaCAAACTGAAAGCGCCAAAAATCTGCGTTTCAGCTACACATTTTAAGACCGCCACATCCTGCAAAATGTAGCGAAAAAAAAAGTAGTCACCCTTAAACCTATATatgttttgaaagcagacaacctgaCTATTGGATTTGTCTTGATTTACTGCTGACAGCTTGTACCACCATtatgcaactttgtgacaaacacaaattatttttaaaacaaaCATTGAAAATGTAATGAACACAGAAATCATGCAATATTTGGGTGCATTCCAAAAATACATAACACACAAAAAAGGTCCTAATCTGTCAGAAAACACATCCTACcatataaaaaataactttaatacacacaaccaccttcatgcaactttgcagcaaacagtcATAATATGCAAAGATTACatgaaaattaaacatttccacataaatatgtacaaatccagactacttgtataaagaaaatgtactttcCTGAAAACGGTAAAATATGAGAAGTTCATAGACACCCCACATGTATATATTGATgagaatatgcagcaaagggaacattaaatACACAGGGGGTGCTAactatttttaaagaaaattgtactaagcttcacacagatatatttttgtacactcccttacacaatggtaaccaaaataaaaagctatatatcgtaaaccaagctaatgagataacaaaggtCACTTTAGATGGGTGCAAtatgtgtgccattgtattaGCAGTGCAGTAATGGAACCTTCTGCGGTTCATAAGAATTAGAACGCCATTACGTAAGTGTTAATAGTTGAGTGATAGTGTGAAATTAAAACTTTATTTAGGAACGTGTGTGTTTTCCGTTTTACATGTAACATTTTAGACAagttctgggttgcggtgttaatatgcAGCCATATTAGCCAATTCAGAGGGCTATAGCTttagatccatagcacctagaattTAGGGTTCTTTTCTCTGAAAGGGGGGGATTTCATATgaatttgtgtttctaggtgccaaggAACTggagatattaaccccttcacgctccgcggcggatatatccgccacggagcgcagtgacttagcgctcagtggcggatatatccgccacggcgcttatgccggctcggctctggatcagagccgaaccggcatcgggaaacacggggtgccgatcgcgggtgcttaaccctttagatgccgcggtcagcgcgaccgcggcatctaacaagtatctggggggtctttcccccacgatcgccccccccgaaccgttttcggggggcgccgatcgttgctatagtaactctggggtccgatctggaccccagagttactagcaagaattgccagtaagatggcgtctgtgacgtcatcttactggcaaagtgccagcctatgcaagtgcataggctgacactgataatactctgcaatacatcagtattgcagaatattatcatgaacaagcaatcagatgattgcttgttcatatcccatggtataaaagtgaaaaagtaaaaaaaaaagttattcaataaaaaaatagtcataaatcactaaaaatgccccaaacccccaaaacatataaagagacatataactcaaaaaaaaagtctaaatcataacacaaaccccacatatatagtatcaccgcgtccgtaacaacccgtagaataaaagtaaatcattattgaacccccacgataaacgccgtaaaaacaaactgTTATAaatcctccaaaaattatgatttttaccttttcaatcccacaaaaaatgctataaaatgcgaccaaaaaaccatatgtactcagacatgatactggtgcaaagtacaacatgtcccgcaaaaaacaagccatcaaccagctccgtagccaaaaacgtaacaaagttatgccacttggaagatggcaatacaaaaattatagatttttccccacattagggttttgtttgacaaatttagtaaaacgtaagaaaatatattcatgtctggtatccccgtaatcgtatcaacccatagaataaagctaacatgattattagtctatacggtgaacaccaaaaaaaaaaaagtcaaaaatccagtacagaattgatgcttttctactcctgccctcaaaaaaagttcctaaattttcaacaataggtgataccaaccccaaaatggtaacaatggaaaaagcatctcatcccgcaaaaaaaatgccgtcacatggccccaataacgaaaaagcgaaaattttatagccttcaaaaggggccaatgaggaaactaaaatcctggcagctgcagcgccctccttcccttctgcgccttgctgtgcgcccataaaacaagtcacagccacatgtggggggtctttgtactcaggagaaattgcagaacaaattgtatggtgggttttctctttttatattttggaaatgtgtaaattttagtgctaaatg includes:
- the DCLRE1B gene encoding 5' exonuclease Apollo, which gives rise to MNGTLIPNTPIAVDFWQIRKCSHIRLFFLSHMHSDHTMGLSSTWKNPLYCSPVTARILKHKLQVKNKLINPLEVGVCHMLPLDDCGIETVAVTLIDANHCPGSVMFLFEGYFGTILYTGDFRYHSSMLSYPPLRNLKVDVLYLDNTNCDPEQRLPSRQEATEQIKELIERHPHHDVMIGLYSIGKESLLVDLAKTFQSWIVVSPQRLELLSLLEIEDVFSSTHGDGRICVVEQSEVNYHNMVKWNSEHPTIAILPTSRKVKVWHKDIHVVPYSDHSSYEELIEFVSQLKPSSIIPVVKTKHCLFHFRPYLSSEKAIHCVEIPDSVKSFMTCQKVESRVEPQKLRASIKRVPLGVQFEPTETNLQCVADLDRTGKNSEKTQNAKRGTLSPDYGEALIPLTESTVLSSDTKDCTFPLTVSEICEISKNAFEMPSAISSPQDMNVTVISDSSVLCEKTRYVINLNSSLDHMYKTFPSARISSGSILPHKKRKKLDSRTFFWQVERYFTGSHF